One segment of Anastrepha obliqua isolate idAnaObli1 chromosome 3, idAnaObli1_1.0, whole genome shotgun sequence DNA contains the following:
- the LOC129241558 gene encoding CCAAT/enhancer-binding protein zeta encodes MSLLATTGISFATNSKNKKIVFGDDGEVLAETDVKALEVTKKGKKKKNKSDQSEEDFKFEGNTKDDEDDYFAKREKKRQQQMEENDDANSHKKWFNVYPEYPSSEDVLDMKESEQMELYNICKNSFEAELPNFSKRDSSDARWLQTALRKGTAKDRANAGALLVTSNPLGNLDALSTLIGFTKISNKSSNDVITILVDLWKKVLLPPHRKLFSLQLRGADWKLVRKNTALNKDKQRRIYAYWFFENELKDQYFEFLRNLQQAIQTGQEHNKNTAIVAASQLLSFAPEKEQMILTLLVNKLGDPTAKVASKALHHLTEVAHRHPNMCGVIVAESEKLLFRNNISERAQHFALCFLASIAPSGRPEVCTKLVNICFALFKVLVQKGAVNNRTMQAILRCLQKAIIEAKPEEGSSEILSKDMQDTIYRLVHLADIRVSVQTLGLLLQLMTVKTEKSDRFYNALYKKMHDLEIVNIGVKTAAQLLHIIHRAIHIDTNVQRGQAFIKRLLQCALYLSPNMAAGCLIVINKLLRSRKELAGGICPYGNDERATNETSIALKVQPTDIELAKFDSDGEEKYEDIRDEDGTGNGDIEENPNDSDESKLNEKGTEDGNIEENPNESEESKLNTSTISSWHHVKVKSDASEAKVRDMAPNKYDPYHRVPSFAGAEFALRDELVLLREHYHPTIQVFADNILQQKRIDYFGDPLRDFGLPHFLERFAFKNPKKLDNQKEETPVIAHKRYMAFGTRGKPIKSLTKANCTEDEMYIFTFLEQKRQKQVANKTKKKEEISNEEDEQLKEGEVDDDEFEEYLGSYFGKKAKAAADAEDEEEMDFLKELGGELKPDTKIKKKKTSNDDDEEGVADIDADWGDDDAEEGDFAADSDASDDEDGSIDEDGSIDENFDDDEDDVGSLDADDAPAGLKDASQDSFSEDMSDDDDDGDSDLEASSSKVSRKRAVSSLNEKSFAKKLKHSDDMSSLFAAADDFAELLEETGKTKGQGTTHALFNKDKSSAKQMKWEEKRHSNAKSYTKRSKKGNLGHKNINKKRK; translated from the exons ATGTCACTTTTGGCAACAACAGGTATTAGTTTCGCAACGAATTCCAAAAATAAGAAGATTGTTTTCGGAGACGACGGAGAGGTTTTGGCTGAGACAGATGTAAAGGCTTTGGAAGTcacaaaaaaaggaaagaagaaaaaaaataaatctgatcaATCAGAGGAAGACTTTAAATTTGAAGGTAACACAAAGGATGATGAGGATGACTACTTTGCCAAACGAGAGAAAAAACGCCAGCAACAAATGGAGGAAAACGATGATGCGAATTCACATAAAAAGTGGTTCAATGTG TATCCTGAGTATCCATCATCAGAAGATGTGTTGGACATGAAAGAGTCGGAGCAAATGGAGTTAtacaatatttgcaaaaattcattTGAAGCCGAACTACCAAATTTCTCCAAAC GTGATTCTTCGGATGCGCGCTGGTTGCAAACAGCTCTGCGTAAAGGTACTGCGAAGGATCGAGCTAATGCTGGTGCGCTTCTTGTTACCAGCAATCCACTGGGAAATTTGGATGCATTGAGCACGTTAATTGGTTTTACTAAGATATCGAATAAATCGTCAAACGATGTCATTACAATATTAGtggatttgtggaaaaaagttttgttacCTCCCCATCGAAAACTCTTCTCTTTGCAATTGCGTGGTGCTGACTGGAAGTTGGTCCGCAAAAATACAGCTTTAAACAAAGATAAACAGCGACGTATTTACGCGTACTGGTTTTTTGAGAATGAGTTGAAAGACCAGTATTTTG aatttttaaGGAATCTTCAGCAGGCCATTCAAACGGGCCAGGAACATAATAAAAACACAGCAATTGTTGCGGCATCACAACTATTATCCTTTGCCCCCGAAAAAGAACAAATGATTCTAACGTTGCTGGTCAATAAACTTGGTGATCCGACCGCAAAAGTCGCTTCAAAGGCATTACATCATCTTACTGAAGTTGCCCATCGCCATCCAAATATGTGCGGAGTCATTGTGGCAGAAtcggaaaagctactttttcgTAATAACATCTCTGAGCGAGCGCAACATTTTGCACTTTGTTTTCTAGCCAGTATAGCACCATCAGGTCGGCCAGAAGTTTGCacgaaattagtaaatatttgttttgcctTATTTAAAGTGCTTGTGCAAAAAGGTGCTGTCAATAATCGCACTATGCAAGCTATTTTACGTTGTTTGCAAAAGGCCATTATTGAGGCTAAGCCAGAGGAAGGCTCTTCAGAAATTCTTAGTAAGGATATGCAAGATACAATATACCGTCTGGTGCATTTGGCTGATATACGCGTTTCAGTGCAAACGCTTGGCTTACTCTTGCAATTGATGACTGTGAAAACTGAGAAATCGGATCGTTTCTACAATGctctatataagaaaatgcaCGACTTGGAAATCGTAAATATAGGTGTGAAAACAGCAGCTCAACTACTTCATATCATCCATCGGGCCATTCATATAGACACGAATGTGCAACGTGGTCAGGCATTTATCAAGCGATTGCTGCAATGTGCGCTGTATTTGTCTCCAAATATGGCCGCCGGTTGTCTAATAGTGATAAACAAATTGTTGCGCAGCCGCAAAGAGCTGGCAGGTGGTATATGCCCTTATGGCAATGATGAAAGAGCAACCAACGAAACCTCAATAGCTCTTAAGGTACAACCAACTGATATAGAGTTGGCTAAATTTGATAGCGACGGAGAGGAGAAGTATGAAGATATACGGGATGAAGATGGAACCGGAAATGGGGATATTGAAGAGAATCCAAATGACTCGGACGAatctaaattaaatgaaaagggAACCGAAGATGGGAATATTGAAGAGAATCCGAATGAGTCGGAAGAATCTAAGTTAAACACTTCAACGATATCTTCGTGGCACCACGTAAAGGTTAAGTCCGATGCATCCGAAGCGAAAGTACGCGATATGGCACCAAACAAATATGATCCTTATCACCGAGTGCCCTCGTTCGCTGGCGCTGAGTTCGCATTGCGTGACGAATTGGTGCTTTTACGCGAGCATTATCATCCTACAATTCAAGTATTCGCTGATAATATTTTGCAAC AAAAGAGAATCGACTACTTCGGTGATCCCTTACGCGATTTCGGTTTACCCCACTTTCTTGAACGGTTCGCTTTCAAAAATCCTAAAAAGTTGGATAACCAAAAGGAGGAGACACCAGTAATTGCGCACAAACGGTATATGGCCTTTGGTACACGTGGAAAACCGATTAAGTCTTTAACGAAAGCGAATTGTACTGAGgatgaaatgtatatttttactttCCTGGAGCAAAAACGGCAAAAACAAGtggcgaacaaaactaaaaagaagGAAGAAATTAGCAATGAAGAGGATGAACAGCTGAAAGAAGGCGAAGTTGATGACGATGAATTTGAAGAATATCTTGGCAGCTACTTTGGTAAGAAAGCTAAAGCGGCAGCTGACGCTGAAGACGAAGAAGAGATGGACTTCCTCAAAGAATTGGGAGGTGAATTAAAACCAGACACCaagataaaaaagaagaaaacatcgAACGATGATGACGAAGAGGGTGTAGCAGACATTGATGCGGACTGGGGTGATGATGATGCAGAAGAAGGCGATTTCGCTGCTGATAGTGATGCATCGGATGATGAAGATGGCTCGATCGATGAAGATGGTTCGATTGATGAGAATTTCGATGACGATGAGGATGATGTTGGTTCACTAGATGCAGATGATGCTCCAGCTGGTTTGAAGGATGCAAGTCAAGACAGCTTTTCTGAAGATATGagcgatgacgatgatgatggtGATAGTGACTTGGAAGCTTCGAGCTCTAAAGTATCGCGAAAACGAGCTGTTTCTTCTTTGAATGAGAAAAGCTTTGCAAAGAAACTTAAGCATAGCGATG ATATGAGTTCGCTATTTGCGGCTGCGGACGATTTCGCTGAATTGCTAGAAGAAACAGGTAAAACGAAGGGTCAGGGCACTACACATGCACTATTCAACAAGGACAAATCATCTGCAAAGCAAATGAAATGGGAAGAGAAAAGGCACTCAAATGCAAAATCTTACACAAAGCGTTCGAAAAAAGGCAATCTTGgacacaaaaatattaacaaaaagcgaaaataa
- the LOC129240895 gene encoding protein big brother gives MNEAALASMIYNDPIGIYEQPRPRFIFKMPRVVPDQKAKFESDELFRRLSRESEIRYTGYRERALEERQMRFHNGCREGHTEISFVASGTNLQLVFNATQNPYLHDKECDFDKEHGKVYIKSYFIMNGVCVRFRGWLDLERLDGSGCLEFDERRAMHEDQILREQIERYNLRLREFEDSKRAYRDSRPEVDMEAVRRGVPSGGIGVGASMWRR, from the exons atgaatgaaGCAGCATTGGCTAGTATGATTTATAACGACCCTATAGGCATCTATGAACAGCCCAG gccacgttttattttcaaaatgccGCGCGTGGTGCCCGATCAAAAGGCAAAATTTGAGAGTGACGAATTATTTCGTAGATTAAGCCGCGAAAGCGAGATACGCTATACTGGCTACCGTGAGCGTGCTTTAGAGGAACGCCAAATGCGATTCCACAATGGTTGCCGGGAGGGTCATACCGAGATCTCGTTCGTGGCATCGGGAACCAATCTGCAGCTAGTTTTTAATGCAACCCAGAATCCGTACTTACACGATAAAGAATGCGACTTTGATAAGGAGCATGGTAAAGTGTACATAAAGTCATACTTCATAATGAATGGTGTATGTGTGCGCTTTCGAGGTTGGCTAGATTTGGAGCGCTTAGATGGTTCGGGCTGCCTAGAGTTCGATGAACGGCGAGCCATGCATGAAGATCAAATATTACGTGAACAGATCGAACGATACAATTTGCGTTTACGCGAGTTCGAAGATTCAAAACGTGCATATCGCGATAGCCGACCAGAGGTTGATATGGAAGCTGTACGGCGTGGTGTGCCATCAGGTGGCATTGGTGTAGGTGCTAGTATGTGGCGACGCTAA